Proteins encoded within one genomic window of Paraburkholderia sp. HP33-1:
- the hmpA gene encoding NO-inducible flavohemoprotein: MLTQKTKDIVKATAPVLALHGNTIIQRFYRRLFEAHPELKNVFNMAHQQQGQQQEALARAVYAYAENIEDPGSLDAVLRNIANKHASLDVRAEHYPIVGEHLLGAIKDVLGEAATDDIISAWAQAYGNLADVLMGMESELRETRAAQLGGWTGWRTFVVKEKRPESSVITSFILEPKDGQPVANFEPGQYIGIAVDVPALGLQQIRQYSLSDAPNGRSYRISVKRESGEAGRPPGYVSSLLHDHVNVGDEVKLAAPYGTFCIDVHAKTPIVLISGGVGLTPMVSMLKRAIQDPQRRVVFIHGARNGAVHAMRDRLHQTAATQPNFRAIVFYDAPLDTDVQGRDYDYAGFIDLGKLRADILLSDADYYICGPIPFMRLQHDALKNMDIHESKIHYEVFGPDLFAE; this comes from the coding sequence ATGCTGACGCAGAAGACGAAGGACATCGTAAAAGCCACGGCCCCGGTTCTGGCCTTGCACGGCAATACGATCATTCAACGTTTCTACAGGCGACTCTTCGAGGCGCATCCCGAGCTGAAGAACGTGTTCAATATGGCGCACCAGCAGCAGGGGCAGCAGCAGGAAGCGCTCGCCCGCGCTGTGTATGCGTACGCGGAGAACATCGAGGATCCGGGTAGTCTCGACGCGGTGCTGCGCAATATCGCCAACAAGCATGCGAGCCTCGACGTAAGGGCGGAGCACTATCCGATCGTCGGCGAACATCTGCTTGGCGCGATCAAGGACGTGCTCGGCGAGGCTGCGACCGACGACATCATCTCGGCGTGGGCGCAGGCATACGGCAATCTCGCGGACGTGCTGATGGGCATGGAAAGCGAATTGCGCGAAACGCGCGCGGCGCAACTCGGCGGCTGGACCGGATGGCGCACGTTCGTCGTCAAGGAGAAGCGGCCCGAGAGCAGCGTCATCACGTCGTTCATTCTCGAACCGAAGGACGGACAGCCGGTCGCCAACTTCGAGCCGGGCCAGTACATCGGCATTGCGGTCGATGTGCCCGCGCTCGGCTTGCAGCAGATCCGGCAATACAGTTTGTCCGACGCTCCGAATGGCCGCAGCTACCGGATCTCCGTCAAGCGTGAGAGCGGCGAGGCCGGGCGGCCGCCGGGCTACGTGTCGTCGCTGCTGCACGATCACGTGAACGTCGGCGACGAAGTGAAACTGGCGGCGCCCTACGGCACGTTCTGCATCGATGTCCATGCGAAGACGCCGATCGTGCTGATCAGCGGCGGCGTCGGTCTGACGCCGATGGTCAGCATGCTGAAGCGCGCGATTCAGGACCCACAGCGGCGCGTGGTGTTCATTCATGGTGCGCGCAACGGTGCGGTGCACGCGATGCGCGACCGCCTGCACCAGACCGCCGCCACCCAACCGAATTTCCGCGCGATCGTGTTCTACGACGCGCCGCTCGACACCGACGTGCAGGGCCGCGACTACGACTACGCAGGCTTCATCGACCTCGGCAAGCTGCGCGCCGATATTTTGCTCTCCGATGCCGACTATTACATTTGCGGCCCGATTCCTTTCATGCGGCTGCAGCACGATGCACTGAAAAACATGGACATTCACGAATCGAAGATCCACTACGAGGTGTTCGGCCCGGATCTGTTTGCTGAATGA